A single Methanofollis fontis DNA region contains:
- a CDS encoding acyl carrier protein, giving the protein MSLSNLEKYNNAFQEAFGIDESKLNADLKYQSIPEWDSVGHMSLIAELEDTFDIMMETDDIIDLSSYEKGREILAKYGMEF; this is encoded by the coding sequence ATGAGCTTGTCAAATTTGGAAAAATACAACAACGCCTTCCAAGAGGCGTTTGGAATCGACGAATCAAAACTCAATGCAGACTTAAAGTATCAGAGTATCCCCGAATGGGACTCGGTTGGTCACATGAGTTTAATCGCCGAACTCGAAGACACCTTTGATATCATGATGGAAACAGATGATATCATTGATCTCTCATCTTATGAAAAAGGACGGGAAATTCTTGCAAAATATGGTATGGAGTTCTAA
- a CDS encoding AMP-binding protein: protein MTFTFFNSLDQYGNKTALITNAGVEISYHTLLSVADKVAGTIEKRCLVFCVCNNNFESVAGYIGFLRAQIVPILINPDIDTALYTELERTYQPSYVWAPKNFAKGTLSYAYGNYELNKTRYNIVHELYDELALLLTTSGSTGSPKLVRQSYKNIESNTNSIIEYLSITEIDRAITTLPLSYTYGLSILHTHFAAGATVILTDASLMSKSFWSLLKEQKATTFGGVPYTYEMLKKLRFDRMDLPSLTYLTQAGGKLSKELSLEFSEICAKQEKKFIVMYGQSEATARMSYLPWEYAIIKAGSIGIAIPHGKFTLIDPNGEEITTPHVTGELEYEGDNVTLGYAESIEDLAKGDENYGVLQTGDMAEFDEEGFFYIVGRKKRFLKIFGNRVNLDEVEGLLKSKGYDCAVGGVDDHMKIFVTDKRQLENVKHFVSGKTGLNPAAFTSVYIESIPRNESGKILYANLEEM, encoded by the coding sequence ATGACATTTACTTTTTTCAACTCCCTTGATCAGTATGGAAATAAAACTGCCCTCATAACTAATGCAGGAGTTGAAATCTCTTATCACACATTGCTATCCGTGGCAGACAAAGTCGCTGGAACGATTGAAAAAAGATGTCTCGTTTTTTGTGTCTGCAACAATAATTTTGAATCAGTAGCAGGTTATATCGGTTTTTTACGAGCGCAAATTGTCCCTATTTTAATTAATCCTGATATTGACACAGCCCTTTACACTGAACTGGAACGTACTTATCAGCCTTCCTATGTATGGGCTCCAAAAAATTTTGCAAAAGGAACTCTCAGTTATGCATATGGAAATTACGAACTCAACAAAACCAGATACAATATCGTGCATGAACTTTATGATGAACTTGCGCTTCTCTTAACTACATCTGGCAGTACAGGCAGTCCAAAACTCGTCCGTCAGTCCTACAAAAATATTGAGAGCAATACCAATTCGATTATTGAATACCTCAGCATCACAGAAATCGACCGTGCGATAACCACACTTCCTCTGAGTTACACCTACGGTCTCTCTATTCTTCACACTCACTTTGCAGCAGGTGCAACAGTTATTCTGACCGATGCGTCTCTCATGAGCAAATCATTCTGGTCTCTGTTAAAAGAACAGAAAGCAACAACATTCGGTGGAGTGCCCTATACCTATGAAATGCTGAAAAAACTCAGGTTTGATAGAATGGATTTGCCGTCTCTCACATATCTGACACAGGCTGGGGGCAAACTTTCCAAAGAACTCTCACTTGAATTTTCGGAAATCTGTGCAAAGCAGGAAAAGAAATTCATTGTCATGTATGGGCAGTCTGAAGCGACTGCACGCATGTCTTACCTTCCATGGGAATATGCAATTATAAAAGCAGGCAGTATAGGTATTGCAATTCCTCACGGCAAGTTTACTCTGATTGATCCCAATGGTGAGGAGATTACAACACCACATGTTACTGGCGAGTTGGAATATGAAGGAGACAATGTCACCCTTGGCTATGCAGAGTCGATTGAAGATTTGGCAAAGGGTGATGAAAATTATGGTGTTTTGCAAACTGGTGACATGGCGGAGTTTGATGAGGAGGGATTTTTTTATATCGTCGGTCGCAAAAAACGATTCCTAAAGATATTTGGCAACCGTGTGAATCTCGATGAAGTAGAAGGTCTGCTAAAATCAAAGGGCTATGACTGTGCAGTTGGTGGCGTTGATGACCACATGAAAATATTTGTCACGGATAAACGTCAATTGGAAAATGTAAAGCATTTTGTCAGTGGAAAAACCGGCCTGAATCCTGCGGCATTTACCTCAGTGTACATCGAATCAATTCCAAGAAACGAATCAGGTAAAATTTTATATGCGAATCTGGAGGAGATGTAG
- a CDS encoding acyltransferase: MAQTITQIRGLLSYIGSCHLLFKRVRRYVLMHLYNPLFGAHGRNFSFDPDGEYYFENIFVGDDVSLGSRPTLIASRSSIHIGNKVMFGPEVTIRGGNHNTTFIGKYMIDVRDVDKRPEDDLGVVIDDDVWIGTRAIILHGVTVGRGAIVAAGAVVTRSVPPYSVVAGVPAKVIKFRWDVDTILRHEETLYPIEKRFSRKYLEKIQNEQRLMGRVK; encoded by the coding sequence ATGGCGCAGACTATCACCCAAATTAGAGGATTATTGTCATATATTGGTTCGTGTCATCTTTTATTCAAACGTGTTCGGCGTTATGTCTTAATGCACTTATATAACCCACTTTTCGGAGCACATGGCAGAAACTTTTCGTTCGATCCAGATGGAGAGTATTACTTTGAGAATATTTTTGTAGGCGACGATGTATCACTTGGCAGTAGACCCACCCTAATCGCGTCTCGTTCATCTATTCACATTGGAAATAAGGTGATGTTCGGCCCTGAAGTGACCATTAGAGGGGGTAATCATAATACAACATTTATAGGAAAATATATGATCGATGTACGGGATGTTGATAAAAGGCCCGAGGATGATCTGGGTGTGGTCATCGATGATGATGTATGGATTGGTACCCGTGCTATTATTTTACATGGAGTAACAGTTGGTCGAGGGGCAATTGTTGCAGCGGGAGCAGTCGTAACACGGAGTGTTCCACCGTATTCTGTCGTTGCAGGAGTGCCAGCAAAAGTGATAAAATTTCGCTGGGATGTTGATACCATCTTACGACATGAAGAAACCCTATATCCAATAGAAAAAAGATTCTCCCGCAAATATTTGGAAAAAATTCAAAATGAGCAAAGATTAATGGGACGTGTAAAATGA
- a CDS encoding nucleotide sugar dehydrogenase: protein MVQESLKDKTVCVVGLGYVGLPLAEAFAQKINTIGYEIVEEKARHIAKTTKAPLHVTSDPTEIKKADFISICVPTPVKRTKEPDLFFVESAARTVGRNLKPGAIVVLESTVYPGVTEEIVKPILEKESGLVCGKDFKVGYSPERINPGDEAHELARITKIVAGMDQESGDTLSELYGLITTVYRAPDIRTAEAAKVIENIQRDLNIALMNELSLIFHKMGIDTQEVIKAAGTKWNFHQYRPGLVGGHCIPVDPYYLVHKAQELGYHPQVILAGRAINDSMPGHVADMAIKELNRAGKVIRDSKVLIMGLTYKENVPDTRESPVSEMIHELKEFDVNVYGYDPLLGAKEIERFGARPIASLQGVGSPVDCIIINSPHDAFASLTLDEVLQICNGKPIIVDVTGMLRRNDGVREGCVYRTL, encoded by the coding sequence ATGGTTCAGGAATCATTGAAGGACAAGACCGTCTGCGTCGTCGGGCTCGGCTACGTGGGCCTGCCCCTTGCAGAGGCATTTGCACAGAAGATCAACACCATCGGCTACGAGATCGTCGAAGAAAAAGCGCGGCACATCGCCAAGACCACGAAGGCGCCCCTGCACGTGACCTCCGACCCCACCGAGATCAAAAAGGCCGACTTCATCTCGATCTGTGTCCCGACGCCGGTGAAGCGGACCAAGGAGCCCGACCTCTTCTTTGTCGAGTCGGCGGCCCGCACCGTCGGCCGGAACCTCAAGCCCGGTGCGATCGTCGTCCTGGAGTCGACGGTGTACCCTGGCGTCACCGAGGAGATCGTCAAACCGATTCTTGAAAAAGAATCAGGCCTCGTCTGCGGGAAGGACTTCAAGGTCGGCTACTCGCCCGAGCGGATCAACCCGGGCGATGAGGCGCACGAGCTCGCCAGGATCACCAAGATCGTCGCCGGCATGGACCAGGAGTCCGGCGACACCCTTTCAGAACTCTACGGCCTCATCACCACCGTCTACCGCGCCCCCGACATCAGGACGGCCGAGGCGGCGAAGGTGATCGAGAACATCCAGCGCGACCTGAACATCGCCCTGATGAACGAGCTCTCCCTCATCTTCCACAAGATGGGCATCGACACCCAGGAGGTCATAAAGGCCGCCGGCACGAAGTGGAACTTCCACCAGTACCGCCCCGGCCTCGTCGGCGGCCACTGCATCCCGGTCGACCCCTACTACCTCGTCCACAAGGCCCAGGAGCTCGGCTACCACCCCCAGGTGATCCTGGCCGGGCGTGCGATCAACGACTCCATGCCCGGGCATGTTGCCGACATGGCGATCAAAGAGTTGAATCGGGCCGGCAAGGTGATCAGGGACTCGAAGGTGCTGATCATGGGCCTCACCTACAAGGAGAACGTCCCGGACACCAGGGAGAGCCCGGTCAGCGAGATGATCCACGAGTTGAAGGAGTTCGACGTGAACGTGTATGGGTATGACCCGCTGCTCGGGGCAAAAGAGATTGAGCGGTTCGGGGCGCGGCCGATCGCATCGCTCCAGGGCGTCGGCAGCCCGGTGGACTGCATCATCATCAACTCGCCGCATGATGCGTTTGCGTCGCTGACGCTGGATGAGGTGCTCCAGATCTGCAATGGGAAGCCGATCATTGTGGATGTGACAGGGATGTTGAGGAGGAATGATGGGGTGAGGGAGGGGTGTGTTTACCGGACACTTTAG
- a CDS encoding DegT/DnrJ/EryC1/StrS family aminotransferase produces the protein MIPVTKSYLPEKSNYIRYIERCYQNNQLTNNGPLAQELKERLEKYLGVRNLLLVANGTLALQVAYRALGVTGKAITTPFSFPATSSSLKWEGIEPIYADIDADSLNLCPQKTRVAIEPGVTAIVPVHVYGNPCDVEVFDQIANEYNLKVIYDAAHAFGVKLNNKSVLQWGDAATLSFHATKVFHTVEGGAIIFKKKEDYERACSIINFGYDNGEVVGVGINAKMSEFHAAMGLCMLDEIDMVLQKRKEVYNRYYEAFDGHIEMPVWKIGATRNYAYFPVIFPSKSALLKTQEHLNEAEIFPRRYFYPSLDTLGYGRSEQETLISRSKASRVLCIPMYPTLPLDVQEQIISTMISSWDAGVEGMPAELKEKGLIEG, from the coding sequence ATGATCCCCGTAACAAAGTCCTATCTTCCAGAAAAAAGCAATTATATCAGGTATATCGAGCGCTGCTACCAGAACAACCAGCTTACAAACAACGGTCCTCTGGCTCAAGAGCTGAAAGAGCGCCTGGAGAAATATCTTGGGGTACGCAACCTCCTCCTGGTAGCCAACGGAACTCTGGCCCTCCAGGTAGCCTATAGGGCTCTGGGTGTTACGGGAAAAGCGATCACCACACCATTCAGTTTCCCTGCCACCAGCAGTTCACTGAAATGGGAGGGCATCGAACCAATTTATGCTGATATCGACGCGGATAGCCTGAATTTGTGCCCTCAAAAAACCAGGGTAGCAATAGAGCCAGGCGTTACTGCCATTGTTCCGGTTCATGTGTACGGAAACCCCTGTGATGTAGAAGTCTTTGATCAGATAGCAAACGAGTATAACCTGAAGGTGATCTACGATGCTGCCCATGCTTTTGGTGTAAAGTTAAATAACAAAAGCGTTCTGCAGTGGGGCGACGCCGCTACGCTCAGTTTCCACGCGACCAAAGTGTTTCATACGGTCGAGGGTGGAGCGATTATCTTTAAAAAGAAGGAGGACTATGAGCGGGCATGCAGTATTATCAACTTCGGCTACGACAATGGCGAGGTAGTTGGCGTCGGGATAAACGCCAAGATGAGCGAGTTCCATGCCGCCATGGGACTGTGCATGCTGGATGAGATCGACATGGTCCTCCAGAAGCGAAAAGAGGTGTATAACCGCTATTACGAAGCATTTGATGGGCACATCGAGATGCCAGTGTGGAAAATAGGCGCCACGCGAAATTATGCCTATTTCCCGGTGATATTTCCTTCAAAATCCGCATTGCTCAAAACCCAGGAGCACCTGAATGAAGCGGAAATATTTCCACGACGGTACTTTTATCCCTCACTGGACACCCTTGGATATGGTCGTTCCGAACAGGAAACCCTCATATCGAGGAGTAAGGCAAGTAGGGTGCTCTGTATTCCTATGTACCCCACGCTTCCCTTAGATGTTCAGGAACAGATCATTTCAACGATGATCTCGTCATGGGATGCCGGTGTTGAGGGGATGCCGGCGGAACTCAAGGAGAAAGGTTTGATTGAAGGGTAA
- a CDS encoding LuxE/PaaK family acyltransferase, whose amino-acid sequence MSAVDELLSAAPFSLSKDEKSELYAKSLFELTKNSYDNCDYYKRILQILNFYPNVSHKKEDYPFLPVRLFKDFNLLNVPHEEIVKTMTSSGTTGQKVSKIYLDRTTSTNQTKVLAKICSEFLGSQRRPMLIIDSKSALKDRNMFSARGAGIIGFSMVGRGATYALDEEMNLDLDSVNAFLAKYPNEPVLLFGFTSIIWEHFFKALERLDVKLPLDGAVLIHGGGWKKLIDQQVDNETFKKSLISRCGNITVLNYYGMVEQTGSIFMECECGRLHASNYSDVIIRNPDDFSACGVEERGLVQLISLLPESYPGHSILTEDIGELTGEDDCPCGRRGKTFIIHGRIKNTELRGCSDTYEKR is encoded by the coding sequence GTGTCTGCGGTTGATGAGTTATTATCAGCGGCTCCGTTCTCACTGAGCAAAGATGAGAAGAGTGAGTTGTATGCCAAATCTCTTTTTGAACTGACGAAGAACAGTTATGATAACTGCGACTATTATAAACGAATATTACAGATTCTGAATTTTTATCCTAATGTGTCACATAAGAAAGAAGACTATCCTTTTCTTCCAGTCAGATTGTTCAAGGACTTTAATTTGCTGAATGTCCCACACGAAGAAATTGTAAAAACGATGACATCATCAGGGACTACTGGTCAGAAAGTTTCAAAAATTTATCTTGACAGAACTACGTCAACCAATCAGACAAAGGTTCTTGCAAAAATCTGTTCTGAGTTCTTGGGAAGTCAACGCAGACCAATGTTGATTATAGATTCCAAATCTGCTTTAAAAGACAGAAATATGTTTTCTGCCCGTGGTGCGGGAATTATTGGTTTTTCTATGGTTGGCAGAGGAGCCACGTATGCTCTTGATGAGGAGATGAACCTTGACCTTGATTCAGTTAATGCATTTCTGGCGAAATATCCAAACGAACCAGTACTGCTGTTTGGGTTCACCTCAATTATCTGGGAGCATTTTTTCAAGGCTCTTGAGCGGTTGGATGTAAAACTGCCTTTAGACGGTGCGGTTTTGATCCATGGCGGCGGATGGAAGAAACTTATTGACCAACAGGTGGATAATGAGACATTTAAAAAATCACTCATAAGCCGTTGCGGAAACATTACTGTTCTGAATTATTACGGGATGGTTGAACAGACAGGCTCCATCTTTATGGAGTGCGAGTGCGGACGGCTTCATGCTTCAAACTACTCTGATGTGATTATCAGAAATCCTGATGATTTTTCAGCATGTGGAGTTGAAGAGAGAGGACTTGTGCAGTTGATTTCACTGTTACCGGAAAGTTATCCCGGACACAGCATTTTAACCGAAGATATTGGTGAACTTACCGGCGAGGATGACTGCCCCTGTGGACGACGCGGTAAGACATTTATTATCCATGGGAGAATTAAAAATACAGAGCTACGGGGATGCAGTGACACCTATGAAAAACGATAA
- the rfbA gene encoding glucose-1-phosphate thymidylyltransferase RfbA, producing the protein MKGIVLAGGSGTRLYPITRGISKHLLPIYDKPMIYYPLSVLMLAGIRDILIITTPEDQNSFIRLLGDGSQFGIELTYAIQPSPDGLAQAFIIGEDFIGDDNVCLILGDNIFYGQNFTPRLRKALNQTSGATIFGYQVKDPERFGVVEFDKKMRAISIEEKPAHPRSNYAVTGLYFYDNNVVEIAKQVKPSNRGELEITSVNQAYMERGALNVELLGRGFTWLDTGTHDSLLDAAQFVETIEKRQGYMIACLEEIAWRNGWLSDEQIKDLALPVAKNGYGHYLLELLKSEGVMHV; encoded by the coding sequence ATGAAAGGGATCGTGCTCGCTGGAGGTAGCGGCACGCGGCTCTACCCGATCACCAGGGGGATTTCCAAGCATCTTCTGCCTATATATGACAAGCCGATGATCTATTATCCCTTATCGGTGTTGATGCTCGCGGGTATCAGGGATATCCTGATCATCACCACACCAGAAGATCAAAACAGTTTCATTCGGCTCCTTGGGGATGGCAGCCAGTTCGGAATTGAACTGACCTATGCGATCCAGCCCAGTCCTGACGGATTGGCCCAGGCCTTTATCATAGGAGAGGATTTTATCGGCGACGATAATGTATGCCTTATTCTGGGCGACAACATATTCTATGGCCAGAATTTCACTCCCCGACTCAGAAAAGCGCTCAACCAGACATCCGGTGCAACGATCTTTGGGTACCAGGTAAAAGATCCAGAGCGCTTCGGGGTCGTGGAGTTTGACAAAAAGATGAGAGCGATCTCTATAGAGGAAAAGCCAGCGCACCCGAGATCAAACTATGCGGTCACCGGCCTCTATTTCTACGACAATAATGTTGTGGAGATTGCCAAACAGGTCAAGCCCTCAAACCGCGGCGAACTTGAAATAACCAGCGTCAATCAGGCATACATGGAGCGTGGCGCTCTTAACGTAGAACTGCTTGGGCGGGGCTTTACCTGGTTGGATACAGGTACCCACGACAGCCTCCTTGATGCAGCCCAATTCGTAGAAACGATAGAGAAACGGCAGGGCTACATGATCGCCTGCCTTGAAGAGATTGCCTGGCGGAATGGTTGGTTGAGCGATGAACAGATTAAAGATCTAGCACTACCTGTAGCCAAAAATGGTTATGGACATTATCTTCTTGAGTTGCTGAAGTCAGAGGGCGTGATGCACGTATGA
- a CDS encoding SDR family oxidoreductase — MKYIITGGAGFIGSNLAGALSQDHEVTIIDNLATGRMENIQGLIDNGTVTFVRGDINDAPLLQDLFQDADGIFHQAALPSVQRSVKNPFATHEANVTGTLNVLLAARDAGVRKVVMASSSSVYGNTPTLPKHEGMTPGPLSPYAVSKIADEYYASVFSDLYGLQTVCLRYFNVFGPHQDPNSQYAAVIPNFVKQILVGRPPVIYGDGGQTRDFTYIKNVVQANIKSMESDAQGAFNIACGERIDLLTLAHTIMEIVGTDVEPVHEAPRPGDVRDSLADISRAQAAFGYAPQYDLKAGLKETIAWFRNH, encoded by the coding sequence ATGAAATACATCATCACAGGCGGGGCAGGGTTCATCGGCTCGAATCTTGCCGGCGCACTTTCACAGGACCACGAGGTCACGATCATCGACAACCTCGCAACAGGGCGGATGGAAAACATCCAGGGCCTTATCGATAACGGAACCGTCACCTTTGTCCGGGGAGATATCAACGACGCACCCCTCCTCCAGGACCTCTTCCAGGACGCTGACGGCATCTTCCACCAGGCCGCCCTCCCGAGCGTCCAGCGCTCGGTGAAGAACCCGTTTGCCACGCATGAGGCAAATGTCACCGGCACCTTAAACGTCCTCCTCGCGGCCCGCGACGCAGGCGTCCGGAAGGTCGTGATGGCCTCCTCCTCGTCGGTCTACGGCAACACACCCACCCTGCCCAAACACGAGGGTATGACTCCAGGCCCCCTCTCCCCGTACGCCGTCTCAAAGATCGCCGACGAGTACTATGCCTCAGTCTTCTCCGACCTCTACGGCCTCCAGACCGTCTGCCTCCGCTACTTCAACGTCTTCGGCCCGCACCAGGACCCGAACTCCCAGTATGCCGCCGTCATCCCGAACTTCGTGAAGCAGATCCTGGTCGGCCGGCCGCCGGTCATCTACGGCGACGGAGGACAGACCCGTGACTTCACCTATATCAAAAACGTCGTCCAGGCCAACATAAAATCGATGGAGAGCGACGCACAGGGTGCCTTCAACATCGCCTGCGGGGAGCGGATCGACCTGCTGACGCTCGCCCACACCATCATGGAGATCGTGGGCACAGACGTCGAACCGGTCCACGAAGCGCCCCGCCCGGGCGACGTCCGGGACTCCCTGGCCGACATCTCCCGGGCACAGGCAGCGTTCGGGTATGCACCGCAATATGACCTCAAAGCAGGACTCAAGGAGACAATCGCATGGTTCAGGAATCATTGA
- the rfbB gene encoding dTDP-glucose 4,6-dehydratase: MKNIIVTGGAGFIGSAVIRHLIGQSDHIVINVDKLTYAGNLESLKEVECSPRYHFEQVDICDPSSLQRVFEQYQPDIVMHLAAESHVDRSIDGPAAFVQTNIFGTYTLLEVARKFYETLSPDKKNQFRFHHISTDEVYGDLEEEDKPFTEINPYKPSSPYSVSKASSDHLVRAWFRTYGLPTIVTNCSNNYGPYQFPEKLIPLIILNALEGKPLPIYGKGDQIRDWLYVEDHVRALCLVATQGKVGETYNIGGNSEKRNLEVVQKICELLEERVPGKPNGIEHYQDMITFVTDRPGHDRRYAIDASKIQRDLGWAPTESFESGLRRTIEWYLRNLDWCKRVQDGSYQRERLGVQI; encoded by the coding sequence ATGAAAAACATCATCGTCACCGGCGGAGCAGGTTTCATCGGTTCTGCAGTTATACGCCACCTGATCGGGCAATCGGACCACATAGTAATTAATGTTGACAAATTAACGTACGCGGGTAATTTAGAATCGCTCAAAGAAGTGGAATGCAGTCCACGTTATCATTTTGAACAGGTAGATATTTGTGATCCATCCAGTTTACAGAGGGTATTTGAACAATATCAACCAGATATTGTCATGCATCTCGCCGCGGAATCGCATGTTGACCGCTCCATTGATGGCCCCGCAGCGTTTGTCCAGACCAATATCTTTGGAACGTATACTCTTCTAGAAGTGGCCCGGAAGTTCTACGAGACGTTGTCCCCTGATAAAAAGAACCAATTCCGTTTTCACCACATCTCGACAGATGAAGTATATGGTGATCTGGAAGAGGAAGATAAACCTTTTACCGAAATAAATCCATATAAGCCAAGTTCACCCTATTCTGTAAGCAAAGCAAGCTCAGATCATCTCGTCAGAGCATGGTTCAGGACATATGGACTGCCAACAATCGTAACAAACTGCTCTAATAACTACGGACCATATCAGTTCCCGGAAAAACTCATTCCCCTTATAATCCTCAATGCACTTGAAGGTAAACCCCTGCCAATATACGGAAAGGGTGATCAGATCCGCGACTGGCTCTATGTTGAAGACCACGTTCGCGCCCTCTGTCTGGTGGCCACACAGGGAAAAGTTGGAGAAACCTATAATATTGGTGGCAACAGCGAAAAGCGGAACCTTGAAGTCGTACAAAAAATCTGCGAGTTACTCGAAGAACGCGTTCCAGGCAAGCCAAACGGCATCGAACATTATCAGGACATGATCACTTTTGTAACAGATCGACCGGGTCATGACAGACGCTATGCTATAGACGCAAGCAAAATACAAAGAGATCTTGGCTGGGCCCCTACAGAGTCGTTTGAGTCAGGTCTTCGTAGAACCATTGAATGGTATCTAAGGAACCTTGACTGGTGCAAGAGGGTGCAGGACGGATCCTATCAGAGAGAACGACTGGGGGTTCAGATATGA